A part of Aegilops tauschii subsp. strangulata cultivar AL8/78 chromosome 2, Aet v6.0, whole genome shotgun sequence genomic DNA contains:
- the LOC109782231 gene encoding probable inactive receptor kinase At5g10020: MAALHVFLLLLVFGGGGSGARGDDVSALLEFKKGISDRRRDPVLGSWSRPDAPEAGAGGGACPARWRGVVCDGGAVVAVALDGLGLAGELKVGTLAGMRGLQNLSLAGNAFSGRLPPAIGYLSSLRHLDLSGNRFYGPIPGRLADLSGLVHLNLSYNNFTSGFPTDGIRELQNLRRIDLRRNSFWGNVSDLLAELRNAEHIDLSDNQFTGAVDLELASLTSIGNTARYMNLSHNRLAGGFFRNETVGAFKNLEVLDLSNTGIAGMVPRLDSWFSLSVFRVAGNGLFGMMPETLLHNSMRLLEVDLSRNGFSGSVPVVNSTTLKMLNLSSNVLSGSLPATVGKCVSVDLSGNLLSGELAILRSWDSVVEVIDLSSNKLEGSYPNDASQFQNLVTLKLRNNSLKGSVPSVLGTYQKLSFLDLSLNALGGPVLPVFILSPTLTVLNLSGNNFSGTIPFQSPHSTESIMLSSQPSLKIVDLSSNSLSGQLPPEISNLQRLESLTLAMNELSGEIPDEINKLQGLEYLDLSHNHFSGRIPDMPQADLKMFNVSYNDLRGTIPKSLEKFPITCFRPGNDFLIFPDGLPAPNNGDGGLAQSRASQSHGHKAGVKVAVIVGCIGGVLLVIFIVLAIYVVRSQELCGRNGFRGQITLRDLKLGKLSRPNLFKSPKDNVIPTKTSFSNDHLLTSAARSMSAQKELLAEAAVEYGYADPKEVVESTSSGVTETSAAASVRESSPRSALPSSPHFLDSRFHEEPVTFEVYSPDRLVGELIFLDNTLVFTAEDLSRAPAEVLGRSSHGTTYKAALQSGHVLTVKWLRVGLVKHKKEFTKEIKRIGTIKHPNIISWRAFYWGPKEQERLIISDYVNGDSLALYLYESTPRRYSRLSVCQRLKIAIDLARCLQFLHHEKGLPHGNLKPTNIFLTGPDLSPKLVDYCLHRFTTPSGIAEQILNLGALGYRAPELANTAKPTPSFKGDVYAFGVVILEMLTRKSAGDIISGQSGAVDLTDWVQMCNREGRGTDCFDRDIAGLEESPRVMDELLAISLRCILPVNERPNMKTVCDDLCAITA, from the exons ATGGCCGCGCTCCACGTTTTCTTGCTTCTGCTGGtgttcggcggcggcggcagcggcgccaGGGGCGACGACGTGTCCGCGCTGCTCGAGTTCAAGAAGGGCATCTCGGACCGGCGGCGCGACCCGGTGCTGGGATCCTGGTCGCGGCCGGACGCGCCCGAGGCCGGCGCCGGCGGGGGCGCGTGCCCCGCGCGGTGGCGCGGCGTGGTGTGCGACGGCGgcgccgtcgtcgccgtcgcgctcgacgggctcggcctcgccggggaGCTCAAGGTGGGCACGCTCGCCGGCATGCGCGGCCTGCAGAACCTCTCCCTCGCCGGCAACGCCTTCTCCGGCCGCCTGCCCCCCGCCATCGGCTACCTCTCCTCGCTGCGCCACCTCGACCTCTCCGGCAACCGCTTCTACGGGCCCATCCCCGGCCGCCTCGCCGACCTCTCCGGCCTCGTCCACCTCAACCTCTCCTACAACAACTTCACCTCCGGCTTCCCCACCGATGGGATCCGGGAGCTGCAGAACCTGCGCCGCATCGACCTCCGCCGCAACTCCTTCTGGGGCAATGTCAGCGATCTGCTCGCCGAGCTCCGCAACGCCGAGCACATTGATCTCAGCGACAACCAGTTCACCGGGGCCGTCGATTTGGAGCTCGCCAGCCTGACCAGCATCGGGAACACGGCCAGGTACATGAACCTCAGCCACAACAGGCTGGCCGGCGGCTTCTTCAGGAACGAGACCGTGGGGGCGTTCAAGAACCTGGAGGTCCTTGATTTGAGCAACACCGGGATCGCCGGGATGGTTCCGAGGCTCGATTCGTGGTTCTCACTGTCGGTCTTCAGGGTGGCCGGTAATGGCCTCTTTGGGATGATGCCTGAGACACTCCTGCATAATTCGATGCGGCTTCTCGAGGTCGATCTCAGCCGGAACGGCTTCTCAG GATCAGTGCCAGTTGTGAACTCTACGACTTTGAAAATGTTGAATCTCTCTTCGAATGTGCTATCAGGTTCATTACCAGCCACTGTCGGCAAGTGTGTCTCAGTTGATCTGAGTGGGAACCTGCTTTCTGGGGAATTAGCTATTTTGCGTTCTTGGGATAGCGTAGTGGAGGTGATTGACTTGAGTTCAAACAAGCTGGAGGGGAGCTACCCGAATGATGCCTCTCAGTTTCAGAACTTAGTTACCCTGAAGTTGCGGAACAATTCGTTGAAGGGATCTGTCCCTTCAGTGTTGGGAACCTATCAAAAGCTATCTTTCCTTGATCTCAGTCTGAATGCACTTGGTGGCCCTGTTTTGCCTGTTTTTATTCTGTCGCCTACTCTTACAGTGTTGAACCTTTCTGGAAACAACTTCTCTGGGACTATTCCATTTCAGAGCCCTCATTCAACAGAGTCCATAATGCTATCTTCTCAACCTTCTCTCAAGATTGTTGATCTGTCCAGCAATTCTTTATCTGGTCAGTTGCCACCAGAAATTTCTAACCTGCAAAGACTTGAGTCCCTTACTCTTGCGATGAACGAGTTGTCTGGCGAGATACCAGATGAGATAAACAAGCTTCAAGGATTGGAGTATCTTGATCTATCTCACAATCACTTCAGTGGCAGAATTCCTGATATGCCTCAGGCTGATTTGAAGATGTTCAATGTATCTTACAATGATCTACGAGGAACTATTCCTAAAAGTCTTGAGAAGTTTCCCATAACTTGCTTTAGACCCGGAAATGACTTTCTAATTTTCCCAGATGGTCTGCCTGCTCCAAATAATGGCGATGGTGGACTTGCACAGAGTCGAGCGTCTCAGTCTCATGGACATAAGGCTGGTGTTAAAGTTGCAGTCATAGTTGGCTGCATTGGAGGTGTCTTGCTCGTGATCTTCATAGTATTGGCAATCTATGTGGTGAGGTCTCAAGAGCTTTGTGGAAGAAACGGATTTAGAGGCCAGATTACTCTCAGAGATCTAAAGCTGGGGAAATTAAGCCGTCCAAATTTATTCAAGAGTCCAAAAGATAATGTCATTCCAACCAAGACAAGTTTCTCAAATGACCATCTCTTAACATCTGCAGCTCGATCAATGTCTGCTCAGAAAGAGCTATTGGCTGAGGCTGCTGTTGAATATGGATATGCTGATCCAAAGGAAGTCGTCGAATCTACAAGCTCTGGTGTGACTGAGACCTCAGCTGCAGCATCTGTTCGGGAGTCTTCTCCTCGGTCTGCGTTGCCATCATCACCACATTTTCTTGATTCTAGATTCCATGAGGAACCTGTGACTTTTGAAGTGTATTCACCAGACCGGTTGGTTGGAGAGTTGATTTTCCTAGACAACACCTTAGTTTTCACAGCTGAAGACCTGTCCCGTGCTCCAGCAGAGGTTCTTGGAAGGAGCAGTCATGGTACAACGTACAAAGCAGCACTACAAAGCGGGCATGTCCTGACAGTGAAATGGTTGCGTGTTGGTCTTGTAAAGCATAAAAAGGAGTTCACTAAGGAGATAAAAAGGATTGGCACCATCAAGCATCCGAATATAATTTCATGGAGAGCGTTCTATTGGGGGCCGAAGGAGCAAGAAAGATTAATTATTTCTGACTATGTCAATGGCGATAGCTTGGCACTATACCTTTATG AGTCTACTCCTAGAAGATACTCCCGCCTGTCAGTCTGTCAACGGCTCAAGATTGCAATTGATCTGGCTCGTTGCCTCCAGTTCCTACACCATGAGAAGGGCCTGCCTCATGGCAACCTGAAGCCCACTAATATATTCCTGACCGGTCCTGACCTCTCTCCGAAGCTGGTTGATTACTGTCTGCATCGGTTCACGACTCCAAGCGGTATTGCCGAGCAAATACTGAATCTAGGAGCATTGGGGTACCGAGCCCCAGAGCTGGCAAACACGGCCAAGCCTACGCCGTCGTTCAAGGGCGACGTGTACGCGTTTGGCGTGGTCATCCTAGAGATGTTGACGCGGAAGAGCGCGGGGGACATCATCTCGGGGCAGTCTGGCGCGGTGGACCTGACGGACTGGGTTCAGATGTGCAACAGGGAAGGGCGGGGGACTGACTGCTTTGACCGGGACATCGCCGGGTTGGAAGAGTCGCCGAGGGTGATGGACGAGCTGCTCGCCATCTCCCTCCGGTGCATTCTTCCTGTAAATGAGAGGCCTAACATGAAGACTGTCTGCGACGATTTGTGCGCCATAACAGCGTGA